The following nucleotide sequence is from Melioribacteraceae bacterium.
GTTCCGGTTCTAGCCGAATGTGATCCGGTTACTTTCAATATTGATCCAAACGATATAGAAAAAAGAATTACGGATAAAACTAAAGCTATCGTTCCTGTTCATCTGTATGGACAAAGTGCCGACATGAATCCTATTATGGCAATCGCTGAAAAATATAATTTATTCGTAATCGAGGATGCCGCACAAGCTATTAGTACACAATATAAAGATGGCAGATCTGTCGGAACTATAGGACATATTGGCTGCTACTCATTTTTCCCGAGTAAAAATTTAGGATGTTTTGGTGACGGTGGACTCGTTACAACCAACGATGATGATCTTGCATATAAATTAAAAATTATGCGTGTGCATGGCGGCGATCCGAAATATTATCATAAAGTAATCGGTGGTAATTTTAGAATTGATGCTCTTCAAGCTGCTGTGCTTAGTGTAAAACATCCTCATCTTAATTCTTGGTCGGAGGGAAGAAGAAATAATGCAAAACTTTATACAAAACTTTTTATTGAGAAAGGTTTAGCGCAACAAGAGGGAATGATAAATTTTGATGCCGACAATAAAATTCTTCTACCAGCTGCGGTTTATAAATCTGATATGTTGCAAAATTACCACATCTATAACCAGTATGTTGTAAGAGTTCAACAAAGAGATGAATTAAGAGCCTTTTTAACCGAGAATTCAATCGGCACGGAAATTTATTATCCTATTCCTTTCCATTTACAGGAATGTTTTTCTTATCTCAATTATGCAAAAGGTGATTTCCCGGTTTCCGAATTCTGTGCTGATTCATCCTTGGCTCTTCCGATTTATCCGGAACTTTCTTATGAACAAATTGAATTTGTCGTTCAAAAAATTCATGAGTTTTTGTCAAAGAAATGAGGAGTTGGACATTCAATTGCAAATGCTTTCTTTGCGCATTGAGATAGGTCATACCAATAACATTAAACTTTTTTTAGAATCGAAGATGTGTTATCTTAAATCTTGATTTTTTTTGAGATACACAATTCTAATTGTACTTATTTTCTAGGGCAATAATCTCACTGACTGAGATTATAAATAAACATATACACT
It contains:
- a CDS encoding DegT/DnrJ/EryC1/StrS family aminotransferase, translated to MKVPLLDLKPQYNSLKKELDEALIRVAESQYFILGPEVEKMEKEFCEFLGAKHSYGVSSGTDALLLALMAIGIEPGDEVILPTYSFFATAGVVARLNAVPVLAECDPVTFNIDPNDIEKRITDKTKAIVPVHLYGQSADMNPIMAIAEKYNLFVIEDAAQAISTQYKDGRSVGTIGHIGCYSFFPSKNLGCFGDGGLVTTNDDDLAYKLKIMRVHGGDPKYYHKVIGGNFRIDALQAAVLSVKHPHLNSWSEGRRNNAKLYTKLFIEKGLAQQEGMINFDADNKILLPAAVYKSDMLQNYHIYNQYVVRVQQRDELRAFLTENSIGTEIYYPIPFHLQECFSYLNYAKGDFPVSEFCADSSLALPIYPELSYEQIEFVVQKIHEFLSKK